GGCTGGAGCCGTGTGACGGCCGTCACCGTCTCGTCGACGAGCCAGAGCACGTCGATCGGCACGCGGACGAAGAGCATGTGGACGCCGCGTTTCTTGGCTGCCTCGAAGGGAAAGACCAGTCCGTAGGACGCTGGGAGCGACGAGCGGAACATCACGCCCTGGAGTTTCTGCCTGAACGACGCCGCGATCGAGACGTCCGTCGCGAGCGTGCGTGTCTCGCCGTCCGCGACGTGAACGAGGTGCACGATTGCTGCTCTGACCGGCGGGGCGAAAAGAATTCCTCTCTGCCACTCGATTTTCGACCGTGAAGCGGACGCCAACCGGAACCAGTGTCGGGGTCGATGATCCCTACGCCCACGCGGGCCCCTGCGATCACGTCACCAGCGAGGGGCGGTGTCGATTCCCGCTGGACCGCCCCGGAGCGGATCCGCCGTTCGCCGATCGACGGCGAGCGGCCGACTTCGACTGTCTGGTCGGTGCGGCCGAGCGGGACTGGCAGGACTGTCCGCACTACCGGGACACGAGCACCGCCGAGACGTGTGCCCGCTGTGGGCTCGAAGAGCGTCGCCAGGCCCACGACGACTCCCGGCCCCTGCTCGAAGCCCACCACCTCGTGTACCCCGACGAAAAAGCTGTCTCCCACGAGATCACGGTCACGCTCTGTCGCTGGTGTCACGCCGCCGTCCACGACTCCTGGGGGCGGATCGACGACGACGCGAACCCGGTCCCCGAGGCCCTGGCCGCCGCGGAGGCCCGCCGGAGCGAGGAACTCTCGGAGCTGTCCTTCGAGTCGGCCGCCGACCGGTTCGATCGGGAGCCCTGAGAACGAATGGGTTTTTGAGTCCGTCCCGGGTAAGTCCGTCAATGATCGATATTCACGTCATCGACAATCACGGCCAGTTCACCCATCTGGAGCATCGGATGCTCCGGGATCTCGATGGGGTCTCGACGGAACTGATCGACAACGAGACACCCCCCGAGGAGATCGAGGCCGACGGCCTGGTCCTCTCCGGTGGGCCCTCCATCGAAGAGACGGGGAACTCGGCGGCGTACCTCGATCTGGACATCCCCGTGCTCGGCATCTGTCTGGGCCATCAGCTCATCGCCCAGGAACTCGGCGGCGAGGTCGGCGAGGGCGATTACGGCGGGTACGCGGACGTCGAGGTCCGTATTTTGGACGAGACCGATCCGCTCGTGGGATCGCTCGCGCCCTCGATCCGAACCTGGGCGAGCCACGCCGACGAGGTACTGACGGTGCCGCCGGGCTTCGAGCGCACCGCCGAGAGCGACGTCTGCGGGGTCGAGGCGATGTCGGATACGGACCGGGACCTCTACGGCGTGCAGTGGCACCCCGAGGTCGCCCACACCGAACGGGGCGAAGAGCTGTTCGCGAACTTCCGCGACATCTGTCAGTAACATGACCACGAACCAGGGCGAACTGGCCGGCCTCTCCCGGTACATCTTCCGGACGCCGCGCTGGTACTCCACGATGGCCGTCGGCCTGCTGGTCGCCGCCCTGGTCGGCGTCGCGGCCTTCGATTCCCGGTATATCTTCGAGGACGCCTGGCTGGGGATCTTCTATCTGGGCGTGCCGACGGTCGTCGCAAGCGTGCTCACGGCTCCGATCGATCGGGGCCTGGGCGGCCAGTTCACCTTCAACCGTTCGACCTTGCTCGCGACAGTGAGTCTGCTGATCGCCGTGCTGGTGCTCACGGCCGCGGGCCTGCTCGCGGCGTTTACGAGCCTCGGCCAGAACTTCGTCTACGACGCGCTCATCGGGGCGCTGGCGCTCATCTTCGCGTTCCGGTTCCTGGTGGTCCATGCGGTCTCCCGGACCCATCCACTCTCCGCGATCGTCCCCGCGAGCGTCCAGACTGGCTTTGCCGCGCTCTTCCTGTTCGTGTACAGCGGCACGATGAACTACCTGACGCTGGGTGGCGGCCCGTACTTCCAGGCCCTCCTGTCTCGGCCCAGTCACGCACCGCCGGAGATCACCTACGCGTTCGTTCCGGGCGATTTCACGCTCCTGATCGGGATGTCGGCGCTGTACACGGGAGTCGCATACGCGTTCCTGCGCATCCTCGATCGGCCGTGGCGACGCAGCCTCGACGTGAGTGCCCTTGACTTCCTCCGTGGGTTCATCGGCCACATCGCGGAGGGCTCTCGTGAACTCGAGGACTTCTTCGAGGAGATCGGCGAGGAGGCGGTCGTTCCCGTGACGGTCCTCTCCTTCCGGCGGCCGGGCGGCGAGGAGAAGGCCCGCTTTGTCCTCCCGATGATCCACCCCGGCCCGATGGGGGATATCGGGGGCGGGAACCTGCCCCAACGGGTGGCTGAATCGACCGCCGGGTTGGCTTTCCCGCCCCACGCCACCGCCGGGCACGACTTCAACCTCGTGACCGAACGCGAGGTCGAGACCCTGATCGACGCCGCGGATCGGGCGGCCGAGCAGATCGAGTACGGCGACCGCGGGACTCGTCCGGTCCGGGTGGACGTCGGCGAAGCCTCGGTCCTCGGCCAGCGGTTCGGGGACGACGCGCTCTTCGTGAGCACCTTCGCGCCCGGGTTCGCCGACGACATCGCCTACGCCGTGGGTCTCGCGGCGGGGGCCGAGGCCCGGGTCGAGGGGATGGACGACGTGCTCGTCGCGGACGCACACAACAGCAACAACGGCCTGCAAGGCGAGGATCTCGGCCACGTCGTGCCGGGGAGTCGCCGCTCCTTCGAGTTGATCCAGGCAGTCAGCGACGCGGCCGCCTCGCTCCAATCGGAATCGGCGGGCCCGATGGAGCTAGGGACGGCCTGGGACCCCACGAACTGGCGGCCGGAGGAGGGGATCGGCCCGCTGGGGATCCGGGTGGCCGTCCTGTCGGTCGACGGCGATCAGGTCGCCTACGTGCTGGTCGATGGGAACAACATGGAACCAGGACTTCGGGACCGCATCATCGCGGCGATCGACGGCGTCGACGCCGTGGAGGTCATGACGACGGACACGCACATCGTGAACACGGTCCGGTCCTCGAATCAGGTCGGCGGCGCGCTGGATCAGGGCCAGCTGATCGATCGCGTGGTCGAACTGGTCGAACGCGCCCGCGAGGACCGCGAACCCGTCGAGGCCGGGATGGCCACGGAGATGGCGAGTGTCACGGTCTTCGGCAACGACCGGACCGAGAGCCTGGCCAGTCAGGCAAACGCCGTCATCTCGATGGGTGGGGGCCTGGCGGCTGCGGTCATCGTCGCGACGGCAGCCGTGACACTGCTCATCTTCTTCCTCACCTGAAAACCGCGGGGGCCTACTGCTCGAAGAGATCGTCGACCGCGTTCCCGGCCGCCCGCGCCGCGTCGTCCGCAATCTGTTCCAGGTCGGCCTCGACCTCGGGTGCGAGTATCGAGACGTCGACTTCCAGGACCTGATCTTCGAACGAGACGGTTACGTCGATGTCATCGACGTCGGACTTCTTGAGTCGGGAGAACACGTACCCGTGGGCGGCCTCGCTGGCCGTCTCCACGACCGTGTCCGAATCGACCATTCAGACGCCGTCGGGGGACGGCGGACCGCCACCCATGCCGCCGGCACCGCCGGAGAGAAGCTCCTGCAGCTCCTGCTGGAGTTCTTCGAACTGCTCACGCACGCGGTTCTCCTGTTTCTCCAGGGTCTGCACGCGAACTTCGAGCGTGTCGGCCTTGTCTTCGAGTTCGGTCTGGGCCTCGTCGTACTCGGTCTCGACGAGCAGTTCGCCGACTTCCCGGTACATCGTCGTCCCGGGCTCGATGTTCTCGAGTTCTTCGAGGGCCGTCTCGGTCTCGGTGAGCTGTGTTTCGGCCTGCTGTTTCTGCATCGAGACCTTCTGGGCGGTCTCCTGAAGGTCTTCGAGTTCTTCGACTTTCTCCTGTGCTTCCGGCGGAAGGTTGCCCTGCATGCTCGGTCGGAAGAGGGGCCGAC
This region of Halodesulfurarchaeum sp. HSR-GB genomic DNA includes:
- a CDS encoding DUF192 domain-containing protein — encoded protein: MHLVHVADGETRTLATDVSIAASFRQKLQGVMFRSSLPASYGLVFPFEAAKKRGVHMLFVRVPIDVLWLVDETVTAVTRLQPWTGFERHRADRIVELPAGAADAVSPGDRVELRE
- a CDS encoding GMP synthase subunit A, giving the protein MIDIHVIDNHGQFTHLEHRMLRDLDGVSTELIDNETPPEEIEADGLVLSGGPSIEETGNSAAYLDLDIPVLGICLGHQLIAQELGGEVGEGDYGGYADVEVRILDETDPLVGSLAPSIRTWASHADEVLTVPPGFERTAESDVCGVEAMSDTDRDLYGVQWHPEVAHTERGEELFANFRDICQ
- a CDS encoding DUF2070 family protein: MTTNQGELAGLSRYIFRTPRWYSTMAVGLLVAALVGVAAFDSRYIFEDAWLGIFYLGVPTVVASVLTAPIDRGLGGQFTFNRSTLLATVSLLIAVLVLTAAGLLAAFTSLGQNFVYDALIGALALIFAFRFLVVHAVSRTHPLSAIVPASVQTGFAALFLFVYSGTMNYLTLGGGPYFQALLSRPSHAPPEITYAFVPGDFTLLIGMSALYTGVAYAFLRILDRPWRRSLDVSALDFLRGFIGHIAEGSRELEDFFEEIGEEAVVPVTVLSFRRPGGEEKARFVLPMIHPGPMGDIGGGNLPQRVAESTAGLAFPPHATAGHDFNLVTEREVETLIDAADRAAEQIEYGDRGTRPVRVDVGEASVLGQRFGDDALFVSTFAPGFADDIAYAVGLAAGAEARVEGMDDVLVADAHNSNNGLQGEDLGHVVPGSRRSFELIQAVSDAAASLQSESAGPMELGTAWDPTNWRPEEGIGPLGIRVAVLSVDGDQVAYVLVDGNNMEPGLRDRIIAAIDGVDAVEVMTTDTHIVNTVRSSNQVGGALDQGQLIDRVVELVERAREDREPVEAGMATEMASVTVFGNDRTESLASQANAVISMGGGLAAAVIVATAAVTLLIFFLT
- a CDS encoding DUF3194 domain-containing protein; this encodes MVDSDTVVETASEAAHGYVFSRLKKSDVDDIDVTVSFEDQVLEVDVSILAPEVEADLEQIADDAARAAGNAVDDLFEQ
- a CDS encoding prefoldin subunit beta; the protein is MQGNLPPEAQEKVEELEDLQETAQKVSMQKQQAETQLTETETALEELENIEPGTTMYREVGELLVETEYDEAQTELEDKADTLEVRVQTLEKQENRVREQFEELQQELQELLSGGAGGMGGGPPSPDGV